The following coding sequences are from one Streptomyces angustmyceticus window:
- a CDS encoding HAD family hydrolase — MPVRAVLWDIDDTLFDYTGSDRAGALRHLRAEGLLTAHGGAEAALRRWRAVMETEFARFLAGEVGFLDHRRARARTFLEAPHLSDAEADAWFGRYIAHYEASWVLFPDAGPVLEELAPLVRQAVLSNASTPNQERKLAVLGIRDAFEAVLCADELGYAKPAPEAFHGACKALGLTPGEVVYVGDKLDIDALGARDAGLTAVWLDRAGTGEGPGEEPPPGVRRIGGLAELPELLRGVTGFGAPSTIR; from the coding sequence ATGCCCGTTCGCGCCGTTCTCTGGGACATCGACGACACCCTCTTCGACTACACGGGGTCGGACCGGGCCGGTGCGCTGCGGCATCTCCGGGCCGAGGGCCTCCTCACGGCACACGGCGGCGCGGAGGCGGCACTGCGGCGCTGGCGGGCGGTCATGGAGACCGAGTTCGCCCGGTTCCTCGCCGGCGAGGTGGGCTTCCTCGATCACCGCAGGGCCCGCGCCCGCACCTTCCTGGAGGCCCCGCATCTCTCCGACGCCGAGGCCGACGCCTGGTTCGGCCGGTACATCGCCCACTACGAGGCGTCCTGGGTCCTCTTCCCGGACGCCGGCCCCGTACTGGAGGAGCTGGCACCGCTGGTGCGGCAGGCGGTGCTGTCCAACGCCTCCACCCCCAACCAGGAGCGCAAACTCGCCGTCCTCGGGATCCGCGACGCCTTCGAGGCGGTGCTCTGCGCCGACGAGCTGGGGTACGCCAAGCCCGCCCCGGAGGCATTCCACGGGGCCTGTAAGGCGCTTGGCCTAACGCCCGGCGAGGTGGTCTACGTAGGGGACAAGCTCGACATCGACGCGCTCGGCGCCCGGGACGCCGGGCTCACGGCCGTATGGCTGGACCGTGCGGGGACTGGGGAGGGGCCCGGGGAGGAGCCGCCGCCGGGGGTGCGGCGGATCGGGGGGCTGGCGGAGCTCCCCGAGCTGTTGCGCGGAGTTACCGGTTTTGGTGCGCCGTCCACGATCAGGTAA
- the gltX gene encoding glutamate--tRNA ligase yields the protein MANATPVRVRFCPSPTGNPHVGLIRTALFNWAYARHNQGTLVFRIEDTDAARDSEESYNQLLDSFHWLGFDWDEGPEVGGPHAPYRQSQRMDLYKDIADKLLAAGHAYHCYCTTEELDDRREAARKAGRPSGYDGTCRTLTDEQKAAYDAEGRTSIVRFRMPDEPITFTDLVRGELTFTPENVPDYGIVRANGAPLYTLVNPVDDALMEITHVLRGEDLLSSTPRQIALYKALIELGIAKDIPAFGHLPYVMGEGNKKLSKRDPQANLNLYRERGFLPEGLLNYLALLGWSFSADQDLFSVAELIEKFDIADVNANPARFDLKKAEAINADHIRQLDVKDFITACEPWLKAPHANWEPANFDEAAWQAIAPHAQTRLTVLSDITANVDFLFREEPVEDEASWTKAMKGDPVALLTTARAKLDAADWASGPEPLKEAVLAAGEEHGLKLGKAQAPVRVAVTGRTVGLPLFESLEVLGKERTLQRIDAALAKLAG from the coding sequence GTGGCTAACGCGACCCCCGTCCGCGTCCGTTTCTGTCCCTCCCCGACCGGTAACCCCCATGTCGGCCTGATCCGTACCGCCCTGTTCAACTGGGCCTACGCACGGCACAACCAGGGGACCCTGGTCTTCCGGATCGAGGACACCGACGCGGCCCGCGACTCCGAAGAGTCCTACAACCAGCTGCTGGACTCCTTCCACTGGCTCGGCTTCGACTGGGACGAGGGCCCCGAGGTCGGCGGCCCGCACGCGCCGTACCGCCAGTCGCAGCGCATGGACCTCTACAAGGACATCGCCGACAAGCTCCTCGCCGCCGGCCACGCCTACCACTGCTACTGCACCACCGAGGAGCTGGACGACCGCCGCGAGGCGGCCCGCAAGGCCGGCCGCCCCTCCGGTTACGACGGCACCTGCCGCACGCTCACCGACGAGCAGAAGGCCGCGTACGACGCCGAGGGCCGCACCTCCATCGTCCGCTTCCGGATGCCCGACGAGCCGATCACCTTCACCGACCTGGTGCGCGGCGAGCTGACCTTCACCCCGGAGAACGTCCCGGACTACGGCATCGTCCGGGCCAACGGCGCGCCCCTCTACACGCTCGTCAACCCCGTCGACGACGCCCTGATGGAGATCACCCACGTCCTGCGCGGCGAGGACCTGCTCTCCTCCACCCCCCGCCAGATCGCCCTGTACAAGGCGCTGATCGAGCTGGGCATCGCCAAGGACATCCCGGCCTTCGGCCACCTGCCGTACGTCATGGGCGAGGGCAACAAGAAGCTCTCCAAGCGCGACCCGCAGGCGAACCTCAACCTCTACCGCGAGCGCGGCTTCCTCCCCGAGGGCCTGCTCAACTACCTCGCGCTGCTCGGCTGGTCCTTCTCGGCGGACCAGGACCTCTTCTCCGTCGCCGAGCTGATCGAGAAGTTCGACATCGCGGACGTCAACGCCAACCCGGCCCGCTTCGACCTCAAGAAGGCCGAGGCGATCAACGCCGACCACATCCGGCAGCTGGACGTGAAGGACTTCATCACGGCCTGCGAGCCCTGGCTGAAGGCCCCGCACGCCAACTGGGAGCCCGCGAACTTCGACGAGGCCGCCTGGCAGGCCATCGCCCCGCACGCCCAGACCCGCCTGACCGTCCTCTCGGACATCACCGCCAACGTCGACTTCCTCTTCCGTGAGGAGCCGGTCGAGGACGAGGCGTCCTGGACGAAGGCGATGAAGGGCGACCCGGTCGCGCTGCTCACCACCGCGCGCGCCAAGCTGGACGCCGCCGACTGGGCGTCCGGCCCCGAGCCCCTCAAGGAGGCCGTCCTGGCCGCCGGCGAGGAGCACGGCCTCAAGCTCGGCAAGGCACAGGCCCCCGTCCGGGTCGCGGTCACCGGCCGCACGGTCGGCCTGCCCCTCTTCGAGTCCCTGGAGGTCCTCGGCAAGGAGCGCACCCTCCAGCGCATCGACGCGGCCCTGGCCAAGCTGGCCGGCTGA
- a CDS encoding fumarylacetoacetate hydrolase family protein gives MRIARFSIDGNVGFGVLEGDELDVIKGHPFAEFERSGQKVPLDKVRLLPPVLPNKVVAIGRNYADHAAELGNAVPDVPVTFFKPSTSVTGPGDPIAYPSFSQEVHHEAELAVVIGRMCREVPRERAKDVILGYTCANDVTARDVQQREKQWARAKGFDSSCPLGPWIETGLTPDDIAAGLAVQCTVNGEQRQLGRTSDMVRRVEDLIVHITEAMTLLPGDVILTGTPAGVGPLNVGDEVAVTIEGIGTLTNKVIKRG, from the coding sequence GTGCGCATCGCCAGATTCTCCATCGACGGCAACGTCGGCTTCGGCGTCCTCGAAGGCGACGAACTCGACGTCATCAAGGGGCATCCCTTCGCGGAATTCGAGCGCTCGGGCCAGAAGGTCCCCCTCGACAAGGTCCGGCTGCTGCCGCCGGTCCTGCCCAACAAGGTCGTGGCGATCGGCCGCAACTACGCCGATCACGCCGCCGAGCTGGGCAACGCCGTCCCGGACGTGCCGGTCACCTTCTTCAAGCCGTCCACCTCGGTGACCGGCCCCGGCGACCCCATCGCGTACCCCTCCTTCTCCCAGGAGGTGCACCACGAGGCGGAGCTCGCCGTCGTCATCGGCCGCATGTGCCGGGAGGTGCCCCGCGAGCGCGCCAAGGACGTGATCCTCGGCTACACCTGCGCCAACGACGTCACCGCGCGCGATGTGCAGCAGCGCGAGAAGCAGTGGGCCAGGGCCAAGGGCTTCGACAGCTCCTGCCCGCTCGGCCCCTGGATCGAGACCGGGCTCACCCCCGACGACATCGCCGCCGGCCTCGCCGTCCAGTGCACGGTCAACGGCGAACAGCGCCAGCTCGGCCGCACCAGCGACATGGTCCGCCGGGTCGAGGACCTGATCGTCCACATCACCGAGGCGATGACCCTGCTCCCGGGCGACGTCATCCTCACGGGCACCCCCGCCGGGGTCGGCCCCCTCAACGTCGGCGACGAGGTCGCCGTCACCATCGAAGGCATCGGCACTCTCACCAACAAGGTGATCAAGCGTGGCTAA
- a CDS encoding sensor histidine kinase codes for MQGRFKRDGSAAADPELRGGTDRASSPQRAQSNGSAGGTLPVDGGQAPGNDAADTKPKGPKGPSGPGSRIALRNWRISTRLVSLLALPVVAATTLGGMRIGTSMENIDQLDKMQLLTEMTRQATELADALQVERDKSAGPLAGSGNSKDDANVVAPREATDHAKLSFNQATGDIQGQDATMAGVRATVLEIGRQLNTLNEIRANAYKDGDNAARTVTSYNQLINSLLSLSQDMAQATSNPEMIRSTRALAAFSSAKEYASIQRALVSAGLAHKGGPQLSANDRLAGRNAEDSEKAARDRFSQIYTNNAGALTRGLDGNNDEIKAAVAFAHRAFASGSGIRSQDYRYLDWYDSDTVKIDEMSRIETTLLSEMEQKSRELRNEATQSAIISGALILLVLGVSLVGAFVVARSMVRSLRRLQDTAQKVAQDRLPELVKQLSESDPQDVDTSVQSVGVHSRDEIGRVAAAFDDVHREAVRLASEQALLRGNVNAMFTNLSRRSQGLIQRQLSLISELESREADPDQLSSLFKLDHLATRMRRNGENLLVLAGEEPGRRWTRPVPLVDVLRAAASEVEQYERIELNAVPQTEVAGRVVNDLVHLLAELLENATSFSSPQTKVKVTGHALPDGRVLVEIHDTGIGLSPEDLSAINERLASPPTVDVSVSRRMGLFVVGRLSLRHGIRIQLRPSDSGGTTALVMLPVDVAQGGKKPAPSNAKGGGGGDHGGTPASRLAGLQPRGQVGSGPSAGGRPALPGRGGPGGGAPNAFGAPAPSGRTAPPGAGAPGAPAAPAQGDARPAAGRSGGARPSLPTRGADSGPAPTVAPPTGAPRREERPQLPPRNAAAELPGRSPAGGQGGQDAQQPGGTSWGARRERGASDDWPLAPREAQDRPRGHEEPESTGSFERPAPGGGPGDTAAFARPDFNGPPPAADGSQGGRGPQGASPAGRGADNDPARTGQFALPSGDTGQYGASRHDAERYDTGQYDTGRLPQSGGDTGQYERPAAETGQYERPASETGQYERPAADAGGYQPSGGDTGHYQRPDAERGAYADESQGTGQFPVPETQERGAPSSDVLGGADAGPGDGRTPIFDTIESDWFNHPAAAAAGVPPQGAAEPEAPRLPRRGAAQGGEERGGARGEAPVNGARNAAPAEAAQWRSSPNDETWRQAEQIRQPAAGGITTSGLPRRVPRANLVAGTAQQQSHQSGPQVSRAPSDVRGRLTNLRRGIQQGRQAGTSSTGTHGVVDPTHQQER; via the coding sequence GTGCAGGGACGTTTCAAGAGGGATGGCAGCGCTGCGGCGGACCCGGAGCTGCGCGGCGGGACAGACCGCGCCTCCTCGCCCCAGCGCGCCCAGAGCAACGGTTCCGCCGGGGGCACACTGCCCGTCGACGGCGGCCAGGCGCCGGGCAATGACGCCGCGGACACCAAGCCCAAGGGGCCGAAGGGTCCCAGCGGCCCCGGTTCGCGAATAGCGCTGCGCAACTGGCGCATCAGCACCCGCCTGGTCTCCCTGCTCGCGCTGCCCGTGGTCGCCGCGACCACGCTGGGCGGCATGCGCATCGGCACGTCGATGGAGAACATCGACCAGCTCGACAAGATGCAGCTGCTCACCGAGATGACCCGGCAGGCGACCGAGCTCGCCGACGCGCTGCAGGTCGAGCGGGACAAGTCGGCCGGTCCGCTGGCCGGCAGCGGCAACTCCAAGGACGATGCCAACGTCGTCGCGCCCCGTGAGGCGACCGACCACGCCAAGCTGTCGTTCAACCAGGCCACCGGCGACATCCAGGGCCAGGACGCCACGATGGCCGGTGTCCGCGCGACCGTCCTGGAGATCGGCCGCCAGCTCAACACCCTCAACGAGATCCGCGCCAACGCCTACAAGGACGGCGACAACGCCGCGCGGACCGTCACCAGCTACAACCAGCTGATCAACTCGCTGCTGTCGCTGTCCCAGGACATGGCGCAGGCGACCAGCAACCCGGAGATGATCCGCAGTACCCGTGCGCTGGCGGCGTTCTCGTCGGCCAAGGAGTACGCGTCGATCCAGCGCGCCCTGGTCAGCGCCGGCCTCGCCCACAAGGGCGGCCCCCAGCTCTCCGCCAACGACCGGCTGGCCGGCCGTAACGCCGAGGACAGCGAGAAGGCGGCCCGCGACCGCTTCTCGCAGATCTACACCAACAACGCCGGCGCGCTCACCCGCGGCCTGGACGGCAACAACGACGAGATCAAGGCCGCGGTCGCGTTCGCGCACCGCGCCTTCGCCAGCGGTTCCGGCATCCGCAGCCAGGACTACCGCTACCTCGACTGGTACGACTCCGACACCGTCAAGATCGACGAGATGTCGCGGATCGAGACCACCCTGCTCTCCGAGATGGAGCAGAAGTCCCGCGAGCTGCGCAACGAGGCGACCCAGTCCGCGATCATCAGCGGTGCGCTGATCCTGCTCGTCCTCGGCGTCTCGCTGGTCGGCGCGTTCGTCGTGGCGCGCTCCATGGTCCGCTCGCTGCGCCGGCTGCAGGACACCGCGCAGAAGGTCGCCCAGGACCGGCTCCCCGAGCTCGTCAAGCAGCTGTCCGAGTCCGACCCGCAGGACGTGGACACCTCCGTCCAGTCGGTCGGTGTGCACAGCCGGGACGAGATCGGCCGGGTGGCCGCGGCCTTCGACGACGTGCACCGCGAGGCGGTCCGCCTCGCCTCCGAGCAGGCGCTGCTGCGGGGCAACGTCAACGCGATGTTCACCAACCTCTCGCGCCGTTCGCAGGGCCTCATCCAGCGTCAGCTCTCGCTCATCTCCGAACTGGAGTCCCGCGAGGCCGACCCGGACCAGCTGTCCTCCCTCTTCAAGCTCGACCACCTCGCGACCCGTATGCGCCGTAACGGCGAGAACCTCCTGGTCCTCGCCGGTGAGGAGCCGGGGCGGCGGTGGACGCGCCCGGTGCCGCTGGTCGACGTCCTGCGTGCCGCCGCCTCCGAGGTGGAGCAGTACGAGCGGATCGAGCTCAACGCCGTTCCGCAGACCGAGGTCGCGGGCCGGGTCGTCAACGACCTCGTCCACCTCCTCGCCGAGCTGCTGGAGAACGCCACCTCGTTCTCCTCCCCGCAGACCAAGGTCAAGGTCACCGGTCACGCGCTGCCCGACGGGCGGGTGCTGGTCGAGATCCACGACACCGGCATCGGCCTGTCCCCCGAGGACCTCTCGGCGATCAACGAGCGGCTGGCCAGCCCGCCGACCGTGGACGTCTCGGTGTCCCGGCGGATGGGTCTGTTCGTGGTCGGCCGGCTGTCGCTGCGCCACGGCATCCGCATCCAGCTGCGGCCCTCCGACTCCGGCGGCACCACCGCGCTGGTCATGCTGCCGGTCGACGTCGCCCAGGGCGGCAAGAAGCCGGCGCCCAGCAACGCCAAGGGCGGCGGTGGCGGCGACCACGGCGGCACGCCCGCCAGCCGGCTCGCGGGGCTCCAGCCGCGCGGTCAGGTCGGTTCGGGCCCCTCGGCCGGCGGGCGCCCCGCGCTGCCCGGCCGCGGCGGCCCCGGCGGCGGTGCCCCGAACGCCTTCGGCGCCCCGGCGCCGTCGGGCCGTACCGCGCCCCCCGGTGCGGGTGCCCCCGGTGCTCCGGCCGCCCCGGCGCAGGGCGACGCCCGTCCGGCCGCCGGCCGCTCCGGCGGCGCGCGTCCCTCGCTGCCCACCCGCGGCGCGGACAGCGGCCCGGCGCCCACCGTGGCCCCGCCCACCGGCGCGCCGCGCCGCGAGGAGCGCCCGCAGCTGCCGCCGCGCAACGCCGCGGCCGAGCTGCCGGGGCGTTCGCCCGCCGGCGGCCAGGGCGGCCAGGACGCGCAGCAGCCCGGCGGTACGAGCTGGGGTGCGCGCCGTGAGCGCGGCGCCTCCGACGACTGGCCGCTGGCGCCCCGCGAGGCACAGGACCGGCCGCGTGGCCACGAGGAGCCGGAGAGCACCGGCAGCTTCGAGCGGCCCGCGCCGGGCGGCGGCCCCGGTGACACCGCGGCGTTCGCCCGTCCCGACTTCAACGGTCCGCCGCCCGCGGCGGACGGCTCCCAGGGCGGGCGCGGCCCGCAGGGCGCGAGTCCGGCCGGCCGGGGTGCGGACAACGACCCCGCCCGGACGGGGCAGTTCGCCCTGCCGAGCGGCGACACGGGCCAGTACGGGGCGAGCCGTCACGACGCCGAGCGCTACGACACCGGGCAGTACGACACGGGCCGCCTCCCGCAGTCCGGCGGCGACACCGGGCAGTACGAGCGCCCGGCCGCGGAGACCGGCCAGTACGAGCGGCCCGCGTCCGAGACCGGCCAGTACGAGCGTCCGGCGGCCGACGCCGGGGGCTACCAGCCGTCCGGCGGCGACACCGGCCATTACCAGCGGCCGGACGCCGAGCGCGGTGCGTACGCCGACGAGTCGCAGGGCACCGGGCAGTTCCCGGTGCCGGAGACGCAGGAGCGCGGTGCGCCGTCCTCCGACGTGCTCGGCGGCGCGGACGCCGGTCCCGGGGACGGCCGTACGCCGATCTTCGACACCATCGAATCCGACTGGTTCAACCACCCCGCGGCCGCCGCGGCCGGCGTGCCGCCCCAGGGTGCCGCCGAGCCCGAGGCCCCGCGGCTGCCGCGCCGCGGTGCCGCCCAGGGCGGCGAGGAGCGGGGCGGCGCCCGCGGCGAGGCGCCGGTCAACGGCGCCCGCAACGCGGCGCCCGCCGAGGCCGCGCAGTGGCGCAGCTCGCCGAACGACGAGACCTGGCGGCAGGCGGAGCAGATCCGCCAGCCCGCCGCCGGGGGGATCACCACCTCCGGGCTGCCCCGCCGCGTCCCGCGCGCGAACCTCGTCGCGGGCACCGCGCAGCAGCAGTCCCACCAGAGCGGTCCGCAGGTCTCGCGCGCGCCCAGTGACGTGCGGGGCCGGCTGACCAATCTCCGTCGGGGTATCCAGCAAGGCCGGCAGGCCGGGACGTCGTCCACCGGCACCCACGGCGTTGTCGATCCCACTCACCAGCAGGAGCGTTAG
- a CDS encoding roadblock/LC7 domain-containing protein, translated as MSQAAQNLNWLITNFVDNTPGVSHTVVVSADGLLLAMSEGFPRDRADQLAAVASGLTSLTSGASRIFEGGTVNQTVVEMERGFLFIMSVSDGSSLAVLAHPECDIGLVGYEMALLVDRAGTVLTPDLRAELQGSLLH; from the coding sequence ATGAGCCAGGCGGCGCAGAACCTGAACTGGTTGATCACCAACTTCGTGGACAACACCCCCGGGGTGTCGCACACGGTGGTGGTCTCCGCGGACGGACTGCTCCTCGCCATGTCCGAGGGCTTCCCCCGCGACCGTGCCGATCAGTTGGCGGCGGTGGCCTCCGGCCTGACCTCGCTGACCTCCGGCGCGTCCCGCATCTTCGAGGGCGGGACGGTCAACCAGACCGTGGTGGAGATGGAGCGGGGCTTCCTCTTCATCATGTCCGTCTCGGACGGATCGTCCCTGGCCGTGCTCGCACACCCCGAGTGCGACATCGGCCTGGTCGGCTACGAAATGGCGCTCCTGGTCGATCGCGCGGGCACCGTCCTGACGCCCGACCTCCGCGCCGAACTGCAGGGCAGCCTGCTGCACTGA
- a CDS encoding DUF742 domain-containing protein has product MTPPPATSGPYGAYSQAPYGSEGDQPLVRPYAMTGGRTRPRYQLAIEALVSTTADPSQLPGLLPEHQRICHLCREVKSVAEVSALLHIPLGVARILVADLAEAGMVAIHQPGGSGEAGGTPDVTLLERVLSGLRKL; this is encoded by the coding sequence ATGACCCCGCCACCTGCCACTTCCGGCCCGTACGGCGCCTACAGCCAAGCGCCGTACGGGAGCGAAGGTGACCAGCCGCTGGTGCGCCCGTACGCCATGACCGGAGGCCGGACCAGGCCGCGCTACCAGCTCGCCATCGAGGCGCTGGTCAGCACGACCGCCGACCCCTCTCAGCTGCCCGGGCTGCTGCCCGAGCACCAGCGGATCTGCCACCTGTGCCGTGAGGTGAAGTCGGTCGCCGAGGTCTCCGCGCTGCTGCACATCCCGCTGGGTGTGGCGCGGATCCTGGTCGCGGACCTGGCAGAGGCCGGGATGGTGGCGATCCACCAGCCCGGCGGCAGCGGTGAAGCCGGCGGCACGCCGGACGTGACCTTGCTCGAGAGGGTGCTCAGTGGACTTCGCAAGCTCTGA
- a CDS encoding GTP-binding protein, giving the protein MDFASSDGSDGNRARATTSAKIVVAGGFGVGKTTFVGAVSEINPLRTEAVMTSASAGIDDLSHVQDKTTTTVAMDFGRITLDQDLILYLFGTPGQDRFWFMWDDLVRGAIGAVVLVDTRRLADCFAAVDYFENSGLPFVVALNGFEGHQPYTPEEVREALQIGPGAPIITTDARHRSEAKSALITLVEHALMARLQ; this is encoded by the coding sequence GTGGACTTCGCAAGCTCTGACGGCTCCGACGGGAACAGAGCCCGCGCCACCACCTCCGCCAAGATCGTGGTGGCGGGGGGCTTCGGCGTGGGCAAGACCACCTTCGTCGGGGCCGTCTCGGAGATCAACCCGCTGCGCACGGAGGCCGTGATGACCTCCGCCTCGGCGGGGATCGACGACCTCAGCCACGTCCAGGACAAGACCACGACGACCGTGGCGATGGACTTCGGCCGGATCACGCTGGACCAGGACCTGATCCTGTACCTCTTCGGTACGCCGGGCCAGGACCGCTTCTGGTTCATGTGGGACGACCTGGTCCGCGGCGCCATCGGCGCGGTCGTGCTGGTCGACACCCGCCGGCTCGCCGACTGCTTCGCGGCGGTCGACTACTTCGAGAACAGCGGCCTGCCGTTCGTCGTCGCCCTCAACGGCTTCGAGGGACACCAGCCGTACACGCCCGAAGAGGTGCGCGAGGCGCTGCAGATCGGCCCGGGGGCGCCGATCATCACCACCGACGCACGGCACCGCAGCGAGGCCAAGAGCGCGCTCATCACGCTCGTGGAGCACGCGCTGATGGCGCGGCTGCAGTAG